In one Yarrowia lipolytica chromosome 1A, complete sequence genomic region, the following are encoded:
- a CDS encoding uncharacterized protein (Compare to YALI0A02266g, weakly similar to uniprot|Q6CFK0 Yarrowia lipolytica YALI0E24255g transposon Mutyl MudrA), with translation MSFEQATEHTGSSFDRSKPILYRLDYKIEAFVNEGHRFVHIPNGRNPYNTLSHVFRQTDIDMEPNMTFVVENTYVDYPWSSQKCHRDFPCALRPNVVAPIPPQPPGAAAVTSSGLSSNPTERSGESLTENSGQSCSSKPGDLPKTTTGRTKMSKATEHNHRVAQLLKRGMRLTYPDITMTCREFDYPTMYKHLFNDQIFKSRKLAQSYVDEIAAKHGFAVRFNNGQGYMACTRNEAKPTRKSDTRCKGEYDERVRKTRVTHTGCKFSLAIKRAYNANEWYVVDVSDAKPIHNHLPSVCSASNARYRAQQLEEIRAQFKSVGADESKSDSENDRLDICDIFMDVQAAPRQLREALRIISPKGYAVTSQDVYNLYKRRDKDLFGDMDPMEALLVLLEKTPHFHCSYRLDDDPAFLDTEAVVGDLQEDNSDDESDDDTEVQTVPTKRAPEPAPVPAPIKKRRGPPKSQTGSSQSESATKPSSPPPEGSPPADDEAKRENVVCDIFFLHRKSIKFMRTFPEVIAVDCTFNTNGYNYRLFNIVGVGSDNRSFPIAHAFISRENADTFAWCLNELKKIMEEFNIPFPEWILSDCSKAFLKAKSLGGFPGKIRLCDWHADQAVLKRASKLFKSDTAFDKFMEAWYLMKGANSKTQFRKFYSKFKNVYWKPGTTEPDQKDSTSVGRNNRAYFYIKRNWFGDPDSDHPDKIKYRHMLVKAYSNGTEDFFNKTTSRVQSLHALQKSNMRSRISSLFSSAMTVIRVSLDILADLETEHSQAMEKYEVALSRDFNDCLMPFISVLALRKVAEQAQKGKLSSQQAEGTGATSRTSKCCTESFMNTSGLPCIHYLHKILAKPKDGATMRPNAEVNNAPGKSEEEMLFPVLMLGDFHPHWRNLHATLMMGPDDWDSATNYGRHRDLWRKLQCRLEKDKEIDEMWRKKDEAMLQEVASGNDFVRLKTKGDIADTFVNGTRRSTGRVKPSLDKGKACPICKKKESGHAITKSCFPNNAAYERYLEKNDPESRLERIALDKRNLQKAGLVESVRNAYVTAGDDSDNEFPVL, from the coding sequence ATGTCCTTCGAACAGGCGACGGAACATACAGGTTCGTCTTTTGACCGTTCGAAGCCAATTCTGTATCGACTCGACTACAAAATAGAGGCGTTTGTCAATGAAGGACATCGATTCGTTCATATCCCCAACGGGCGGAATCCCTACAACACACTGAGCCATGTGTTTCGACAAACAGACATTGATATGGAGCCCAACATGACCTTTGTCGTTGAGAACACTTACGTCGACTATCCTTGGTCAAGTCAGAAGTGTCATCGGGATTTCCCATGCGCCCTAAGGCCGAACGTCGTTGCACCGATCCCGCCTCAGCCACCTGGTGCTGCCGCTGTCACGTCCAGTGGTCTTTCAAGCAACCCTACTGAACGTTCCGGGGAGTCACTGACCGAGAACTCGGGGCAGAGCTGTTCCTCGAAACCAGGGGACCTTCCAAAAACCACGACTGGAAGGACAAAGATGTCAAAGGCCACCGAACACAATCACCGAGTGGCGCAGCTACTCAAGCGTGGCATGAGGCTCACGTATCCTGACATTACAATGACATGTCGCGAATTCGACTACCCCACCATGTACAAGCATCTGTTCAACGATCAGATCTTCAAGAGCCGCAAGTTGGCTCAATCTTACGTTGATGAAATCGCTGCCAAACATGGATTTGCCGTCAGATTTAACAATGGCCAGGGGTACATGGCATGTACACGGAACGAAGCTAAGCCCACACGGAAAAGCGATACACGGTGCAAGGGTGAATACGACGAGAGGGTCAGAAAGACACGAGTCACGCATACGGGGTGCAAGTTCTCCTTAGCTATCAAGAGGGCTTATAACGCCAACGAGTGGTATGTTGTCGATGTCAGCGACGCCAAACCCATTCACAATCATCTGCCATCTGTCTGTTCTGCTTCAAATGCTAGATATCGTGCTCaacagctggaggagatcagGGCTCAGTTCAAGTCAGTTGGTGCTGACGAGTCCAAAAGCGACAGCGAGAACGATAGATTGGACATCTGCGACATTTTCATGGACGTTCAAGCCGCTCCTCGACAACTCCGAGAAGCACTTCGTATCATATCTCCTAAAGGTTACGCGGTGACAAGCCAGGACGTGTACAACCTGTATAAACGACGCGACAAGGACCTTTTCGGCGACATGGACCCTATGGAGGCTTTGCTGGTATTGTTAGAGAAGACGCCTCATTTTCACTGCAGCTATCGACTCGACGATGATCCGGCTTTCCTCGATACCGAAGCTGTGGTTGGTGACCTGCAAGAAGACAACAGTGACGATGAAAGTGACGATGACACGGAAGTACAAACTGTACCAACCAAGCGAGCTCCAGAACCCGCGCCCGTACCAGCACCTATCAAGAAGCGAAGGGGGCCACCAAAGTCCCAGACTGGCTCAAGTCAGAGCGAGTCTGCCACAAAGCCTTCCTCACCACCGCCCGAGGGAAGCCCTCCGGCTGATGACGAAGCAAAACGCGAGAATGTCGTTTGTGACATCTTTTTCTTACACCGCAAGTCCATCAAGTTTATGAGGACCTTTCCTGAGGTCATCGCAGTCGATTGTACTTTCAACACAAATGGGTACAACTACAGGCTCTTCAACATTGTCGGTGTGGGATCGGATAATAGGTCGTTTCCCATTGCTCATGCCTTCATCTCCCGGGAGAACGCTGACACCTTTGCTTGGTGTTTGAacgagctgaagaagatcaTGGAGGAATTTAACATTCCCTTCCCGGAGTGGATCCTTTCAGACTGTTCCAAGGCTTTTCTCAAAGCCAAGTCTCTTGGTGGCTTCCCCGGAAAAATCCGTCTCTGCGACTGGCATGCTGACCAGGCAGTGCTGAAAAGGGCGTCCAAGCTCTTTAAGAGTGATACTGCTTTCGACAAGTTCATGGAGGCCTGGTACTTGATGAAAGGTGCCAACAGCAAGACACAATTCCGGAAATTCTACAGCAAGTTCAAGAATGTGTATTGGAAGCCGGGCACTACCGAGCCCGACCAGAAGGACTCCACATCTGTGGGAAGAAACAACAGGGCATACTTCTACATCAAGAGAAACTGGTTTGGCGACCCCGACAGCGACCACCCAGACAAGATCAAGTATCGTCACATGCTCGTCAAGGCTTATTCGAACGGTACAGAGGATTTCTTCAACAAAACCACATCCCGGGTCCAGAGTCTCCACGCACTGCAAAAGAGCAACATGAGATCGCGcatctcttctctcttctcgTCTGCGATGACTGTGATACGAGTCTCGCTTGACATCCTTGCTGACTTGGAGACCGAACACTCTCAAGCCATGGAGAAATACGAAGTGGCCTTGAGCCGAGACTTTAACGACTGCCTCATGCCATTCATTTCAGTGCTGGCACTGCGAAAGGTGGCTGAGCAGGCTCAGAAGGGTAAGCTCAGCAGTCAGCAGGCTGAGGGGACTGGGGCCACGAGTCGCACGAGCAAATGCTGTACCGAGAGCTTCATGAATACCTCGGGTTTGCCTTGTATACACTACTTGCACAAGATTCTAGCCAAGCCCAAAGATGGCGCCACCATGAGACCTAATGCTGAAGTCAACAATGCGCCCGGCAAGTCGGAAGAGGAGATGTTATTTCCTGTTCTAATGCTCGGCGATTTCCACCCACACTGGAGAAATCTACATGCCACACTAATGATGGGGCCTGACGATTGGGATAGCGCAACCAACTATGGCAGACATCGAGACTTGTGGCGGAAATTGCAGTGCAGGCTCGAAAAGGATAAGGAAATTGACGAAATGTGGCGGAAGAAGGACGAAGCAATGCTACAAGAAGTGGCATCCGGCAACGATTTTGTTCGCTTGAAGACTAAGGGTGATATCGCTGACACGTTCGTTAATGgcacaagaagaagcacaGGCCGAGTGAAGCCTTCCCTCGACAAGGGCAAGGCCTGCCCCATCTGCAAGAAGAAAGAGAGTGGCCACGCCATCACCAAATCGTGCTTCCCCAACAACGCTGCGTACGAGCGCtacttggagaagaacgacCCAGAGTCAAGATTGGAACGCATTGCCCTCGATAAACGAAACTTGCAGAAGGCGGGTCTTGTCGAATCCGTACGCAATGCTTATGTGACTGCAGGCGACGACTCCGACAACGAATTTCCAGTATTGTAG